The DNA region ATGCGGACGCCGTGGGTCGCACCGTTCCGGGCGATCCAACGGACCTCGACCCCGGCGGGCGCGGTCACGGGCAGCCGGTCGGCGTCGGTCGGCACCTCGATGAAGACGTGTCCGACGGTCGAGACGTCGAGCGCCTCGAGGATGGCGCAGATCGCCGGGGCGGCGGTCTCGTCCCCGGCGAGCAGGATGCGGTTCGCGTGCCCGGGTGCGAACTCGGCGGCACCGGTCGGCAGGTCCTCGGGCGATTCCGGCACACGGGGTCCGACGATCCGGAGCTCATCGCCGACCCGGCAGGACGACACCCAACGGGATGCGGGTCCGGCGTCGCCGTGTGCGACGAAGTCGATGTCGAGCTCACGGGCGTCGGGCCGGAACGAGCGGACGGTGTAGGTGCGCAGCGGGTTGCGTTCCGCGTCCGGCAGCGCACGCCAGGCGGCGTACCAGTCCTCGTCCTCGGGCAGTTCGGAGAACCCCACACCGTCGAGCGGCAGGACGACCTTGATCCGCTGGTCGAGCCCGACCGAGGAGAAGTCCGCCAGGGCATCGCCCGTCAGCGTCACCCGGACGAAGTGCGGGGTGAGCGACGTGACCGCTGCCACACGGACGGAGAAGACGCGGTACCGGGTTGCCACGGATCCGAGTATGGCATGCCTTACCTAACGTCTCCAGACCTCCGGACGGTGCGAAGATCGCTTCCGTGCCCGATGCCCCCGACGACGAATTCGCAGACCTGGCCGCCCTCGCCCGCGC from Curtobacterium sp. MCJR17_020 includes:
- a CDS encoding siderophore-interacting protein, with translation MATRYRVFSVRVAAVTSLTPHFVRVTLTGDALADFSSVGLDQRIKVVLPLDGVGFSELPEDEDWYAAWRALPDAERNPLRTYTVRSFRPDARELDIDFVAHGDAGPASRWVSSCRVGDELRIVGPRVPESPEDLPTGAAEFAPGHANRILLAGDETAAPAICAILEALDVSTVGHVFIEVPTDADRLPVTAPAGVEVRWIARNGATHGVRMTDQVHAWASTVVAGAAPVAGSPSVAAGPACGDAVEPADVDVDEQVLWDVPATEESRPVYAWIAGEAGCVKELRRHLVRGVGIDRKQVAFMGYWRHGKAEN